In Pseudomonas saudiphocaensis, one DNA window encodes the following:
- a CDS encoding FAD-binding oxidoreductase, which produces MLDTRHLEQLRGMLGQEALLTDEASRRYFSTDLSFQPQAVAAAVIRPATVEALAQATAYCHAQDVALVPRGGGMSYTRGYVPTREHSVLVDMRGLNRILEINEQDMYVRVQTGCTWNDLYEALKAKGLRTPYYGPLSGLYATVGGALSQNSLFHGSGIHHTAAESCLGLKVILADGQVVQTGSSAHRHSNGFYRHFGPDLTGLFTADTGAFGLKVEACLRLIKMPAETLCASYGFETLEAMLQAQTAIAREGIASECYGFDPLYNAGFEDKGFTLSEGLSVLADVAVSGKNLFSGLKSAVKMATQGRKVLSKVNYSLHIAVDGPTQEAVASMLLIAERIVAENGGAPIGNAIPLAFRSQPFGGVRTILLGSQGEVWIPVHGFFPLSRAVDAALTTERFFAENAELMQRHNIKYSYLTCFSGAEFVIEPSLYWFDELGDFRLDLIEPEYRKDWGAIPADPQTREVALKLREELRELYFELGACHLQLGKYYPFQRSIGDAGARQLLAGLKRLVDDKGLMNPGSLGLE; this is translated from the coding sequence ATGCTGGATACCCGCCACCTCGAACAATTGCGTGGGATGCTCGGCCAGGAGGCCCTGCTGACCGATGAAGCGTCGCGGCGCTACTTCTCCACCGATCTGAGTTTCCAGCCACAAGCGGTGGCAGCCGCGGTGATCCGCCCGGCAACGGTCGAGGCACTGGCCCAGGCGACGGCCTACTGCCATGCGCAGGACGTCGCCTTGGTGCCCCGTGGTGGCGGCATGTCCTATACTCGTGGCTACGTGCCGACCCGCGAGCACAGCGTGCTGGTCGACATGCGCGGCCTGAACCGCATCCTCGAGATCAACGAGCAGGACATGTATGTGCGGGTGCAGACCGGCTGCACCTGGAACGACCTCTACGAAGCCTTGAAAGCCAAGGGCCTGCGCACTCCCTACTACGGCCCGCTGTCCGGTCTGTACGCCACCGTCGGCGGCGCGCTGTCGCAGAACAGCCTGTTTCATGGCTCCGGCATCCACCACACGGCAGCGGAGAGCTGCCTGGGCCTGAAAGTGATACTCGCCGACGGCCAGGTGGTACAGACCGGTTCCTCCGCCCATCGGCACAGCAACGGCTTCTACCGACACTTCGGCCCTGACCTCACTGGTCTGTTCACTGCCGATACCGGCGCCTTCGGCCTGAAGGTGGAAGCCTGCCTGCGGCTGATCAAGATGCCCGCCGAAACTCTCTGCGCTTCCTACGGCTTCGAGACGCTGGAAGCCATGCTCCAGGCCCAGACCGCCATCGCCCGCGAGGGCATCGCCAGCGAATGCTACGGCTTCGACCCTCTCTATAACGCCGGCTTCGAGGACAAGGGCTTTACCCTGAGCGAAGGCCTTTCCGTGCTCGCCGACGTAGCCGTTTCGGGCAAGAACCTGTTCAGCGGTTTGAAGAGCGCGGTGAAGATGGCTACTCAAGGCCGCAAGGTGCTGAGCAAGGTTAACTATTCGCTGCACATCGCCGTTGACGGCCCGACTCAGGAAGCAGTGGCCAGCATGCTGCTGATCGCCGAGCGCATCGTCGCGGAGAACGGCGGCGCGCCCATCGGCAACGCCATTCCCTTGGCCTTCCGGTCACAACCCTTCGGCGGCGTACGCACCATCCTACTGGGCAGCCAGGGCGAGGTATGGATTCCGGTGCACGGCTTCTTCCCGCTGTCCCGCGCGGTGGACGCTGCCCTCACCACCGAACGATTCTTCGCCGAAAATGCCGAGCTGATGCAGCGGCACAATATCAAGTACTCCTACCTGACCTGCTTCTCCGGCGCCGAGTTCGTCATCGAGCCGAGCCTCTACTGGTTCGACGAGCTGGGCGATTTCCGCCTCGACCTCATCGAGCCGGAGTACCGCAAGGACTGGGGCGCGATCCCGGCCGACCCGCAGACCCGCGAGGTGGCGCTGAAGCTGCGCGAAGAGCTGCGCGAGCTGTACTTCGAGCTCGGAGCCTGCCACCTGCAGCTGGGCAAGTACTACCCCTTCCAGCGCTCGATCGGCGATGCCGGCGCCCGCCAGCTACTGGCCGGGCTCAAGCGCCTGGTGGACGACAAGGGACTGATGAATCCCGGCTCGCTGGGACTGGAGTAA
- a CDS encoding FAD-dependent oxidoreductase: MTIERYPHLFEPLQIRGVRLRNRIMQSAHAMSFNSPEGLTNDRDIHYHAARARGGIGLMITGNRLIHPTSNTFCRGYPYGYREEMIERDKALTDTVHRFGSHIFAQLNHFGAMGETHAMDDYRVLWSSSNIKSPVFGEMAKAMERSDMDEVVEGWVRSAEYSKLAGFDGVEVHLAHSYLLHQFISPLFNKRDDEYGGSFENRMRFPLEVIRAVREQVGPDFVVGIRLSMDEMVPGGMEINDWIEVARTVEATGDIDYIMATAGVYQSASYIMPPYDVPNGWLVDPIARLKRAVSVPVFSVSGIGSAGEAEAILARGDADMVAMTRAQIADPEFANKTREGREDEIYHCLRCNQGCVGRLFQGTSMTCQINPATGREEVFGPQTLDLAPAQKHWVVVGGGPAGMKAAEGLAKRGHRVTLLEKSGELGGQVNYVVRLPRRDSFAWITEDLKVHISKAGVNVRLNHTATVESVQALEPDGVIVATGSLPDRSGYSDINPLVHQVPGIDAEHVFTALDVLDHPERLGKRVLVIDDEGTRYSAGVTELLVENGHEVHVLTRWNALFHKLAVTLDQPVIYANLFAQGLTYTLNAWVSQIRGGDVDIFNLYTADEETLSGFDSIVLCIRHLPQQQLYFELKNVLPNVHRVGDCVTPRRTDHAIFEGFLAGREIFDNWKRYIEPGSIEQFKGPLSEEAFL; encoded by the coding sequence ATGACAATCGAACGTTATCCCCACCTTTTCGAGCCGCTGCAGATCCGCGGCGTCCGCCTGCGCAACCGCATCATGCAGTCGGCCCATGCCATGTCGTTCAACTCGCCTGAAGGCCTGACCAACGACCGCGACATCCATTACCACGCCGCACGCGCTCGGGGTGGCATCGGCCTGATGATCACCGGCAACCGCCTGATCCACCCCACCTCCAATACCTTCTGCCGCGGCTATCCCTACGGCTATCGCGAGGAAATGATCGAGCGTGACAAGGCCCTGACCGACACCGTGCACCGCTTCGGCTCGCACATTTTCGCCCAGCTCAACCACTTCGGCGCGATGGGTGAAACCCACGCCATGGACGACTACCGGGTGCTCTGGTCCTCATCCAACATCAAGTCGCCGGTATTTGGCGAAATGGCCAAAGCCATGGAACGCAGCGACATGGACGAGGTGGTCGAAGGCTGGGTGCGCTCGGCCGAGTATTCCAAGCTCGCCGGCTTCGATGGCGTGGAAGTGCATCTGGCCCACAGCTACCTGCTGCATCAGTTCATCTCGCCGCTGTTCAACAAGCGCGACGACGAATACGGCGGCAGTTTCGAGAACCGCATGCGCTTCCCTCTCGAAGTGATTCGCGCCGTGCGCGAGCAGGTAGGTCCGGACTTCGTCGTCGGCATCCGCCTGTCCATGGACGAGATGGTCCCAGGCGGCATGGAGATCAACGACTGGATCGAGGTGGCGCGCACCGTCGAAGCCACCGGCGACATCGACTACATCATGGCCACCGCCGGCGTGTACCAGTCGGCCTCCTACATCATGCCGCCCTATGACGTGCCCAACGGCTGGCTGGTCGACCCCATCGCAAGGCTCAAGCGCGCCGTGAGCGTGCCAGTATTCAGCGTGTCCGGCATCGGCAGCGCAGGCGAGGCCGAGGCCATCCTGGCCCGCGGCGACGCCGACATGGTGGCCATGACGCGCGCGCAGATCGCTGACCCCGAGTTTGCCAACAAGACCCGTGAAGGCCGCGAGGACGAGATCTATCACTGCCTGCGCTGCAACCAGGGATGCGTGGGCCGCCTGTTCCAGGGCACTTCCATGACCTGCCAGATCAACCCGGCCACCGGCCGTGAGGAGGTCTTCGGCCCGCAGACGCTGGACCTGGCGCCGGCGCAGAAGCATTGGGTGGTGGTGGGTGGCGGACCGGCCGGCATGAAGGCCGCCGAGGGGCTGGCCAAGCGCGGCCATCGCGTAACCCTGCTGGAAAAATCCGGTGAACTGGGCGGCCAGGTCAACTACGTGGTGCGCCTGCCGCGTCGTGATTCCTTCGCCTGGATCACCGAGGACCTCAAGGTTCATATCTCCAAGGCTGGCGTGAACGTGCGCCTGAACCACACCGCCACGGTGGAATCGGTGCAAGCCCTGGAACCGGACGGCGTGATCGTCGCCACCGGCTCCCTGCCGGACCGCAGCGGTTACTCGGACATCAACCCATTGGTGCACCAGGTGCCCGGCATCGACGCCGAACATGTGTTCACCGCCCTCGACGTTCTGGACCATCCGGAGCGCCTGGGCAAGCGAGTGCTGGTGATCGACGACGAAGGCACCCGCTACTCCGCCGGCGTCACCGAGCTGCTGGTGGAAAATGGCCATGAGGTCCACGTGCTGACGCGCTGGAATGCGCTGTTCCACAAGTTGGCGGTGACCCTGGACCAGCCGGTGATCTACGCCAACCTCTTCGCCCAGGGCCTGACCTACACGCTCAACGCCTGGGTCAGCCAGATCCGTGGCGGCGACGTGGACATCTTCAACCTCTACACCGCCGATGAGGAAACCCTGTCCGGTTTCGACAGCATCGTCCTCTGCATCCGCCATCTGCCCCAGCAGCAGCTCTACTTCGAGCTTAAAAACGTCCTGCCCAATGTCCACCGCGTCGGCGACTGCGTCACCCCGCGGCGAACGGACCACGCTATCTTCGAAGGCTTCCTCGCGGGCCGGGAAATTTTCGACAACTGGAAGCGCTACATCGAGCCCGGCTCGATCGAGCAGTTCAAGGGGCCGCTGTCGGAAGAGGCATTTCTATAA
- a CDS encoding FAD-dependent oxidoreductase, whose amino-acid sequence MTQNNKKPGELAYPHLFSPLRINNITVRNRLMQTAHAKGFHSGDGLTNNRDIFYQAERAKGGIGLIVTGARHTHPTSTGPNRSLARGNRKEIIERDAEMVQAVHAFGGHIIAQIIHFGPQGRSGALDDYRELWGPSTMKSPAYNEWAREITREQMREVSEHFAKTALNSKAAGFDGVELHYSHGYLHQQFLSFVYNKRTDEYGGTLDNIVRFPIETMQAVRDAVGPDFVVGIRISMDECTVGGMQADTAIEMTCKLVETGLIDYVSATAGTYAAHADQIPPGDYAENWLVADGARLRKAVQAIRDIPVFIVGHIVDPQKAEALVAEGAADMIAMTRTQIADPEFANKLLEGREDEINHCIRCNQACIARLMAGNAISCVVNPAAGREQRFGSHTVQPARAPGRWLVVGGGPAGMRAALELARRGHAVELVEAGDRLGGQVNLAAMLPRRHKFGFIPRDLERQLRKAGVQIRLNTRLSADEIIAAGADGVIIATGSTPLKTGFTSTRPAVDQVPGMQQSNVFSVVEVLEGKVQLGKRVVLFDEDGGRYALGTAEYLLDRGHEVHLVSRFIALSPNLALTLDLPVNYRHVFAKGLTYTLNSWVRSIEGDTAQLFNLFTDQDEARLEADSFVIAAGHRANDGLYQELLGRVPRLYCIGDARLPRPLQDGLYEAMLAGRELLDDPNRFIEQGELEGFDLGWRDALITTAS is encoded by the coding sequence ATGACCCAGAACAACAAGAAACCGGGCGAACTCGCCTATCCGCACCTGTTTTCGCCGCTGCGCATCAACAACATCACGGTGCGCAACCGTCTGATGCAGACCGCCCACGCCAAGGGCTTCCATTCCGGCGATGGTCTGACCAACAACCGCGATATCTTTTACCAGGCCGAACGCGCCAAGGGCGGCATCGGCCTCATCGTCACCGGGGCGCGTCACACCCACCCCACTTCCACCGGGCCGAATCGCTCGCTGGCGCGCGGCAACCGCAAGGAAATCATCGAGCGTGACGCCGAAATGGTGCAGGCCGTGCACGCCTTCGGCGGCCACATCATCGCCCAGATCATCCATTTCGGCCCCCAGGGGCGCAGCGGCGCGCTGGACGACTACCGCGAGCTGTGGGGGCCTTCGACCATGAAGTCCCCGGCCTACAACGAGTGGGCACGAGAGATTACCCGCGAGCAGATGCGCGAGGTATCCGAGCACTTTGCCAAGACCGCGCTCAACTCCAAGGCCGCCGGCTTTGACGGGGTGGAGCTGCACTACTCCCACGGCTACCTGCACCAGCAGTTTCTGTCCTTCGTCTACAACAAGCGCACCGATGAATACGGCGGCACCCTGGACAACATCGTGCGCTTCCCCATCGAGACCATGCAGGCGGTGCGCGACGCCGTGGGACCGGATTTCGTCGTGGGCATCCGCATCTCCATGGACGAATGCACCGTGGGCGGCATGCAGGCAGACACCGCCATCGAGATGACCTGCAAGCTGGTAGAGACCGGGCTGATCGACTACGTCAGTGCCACCGCCGGCACCTACGCGGCCCACGCCGACCAGATTCCGCCCGGCGACTACGCCGAAAACTGGCTGGTGGCCGACGGCGCACGCCTGCGCAAGGCGGTCCAGGCCATCCGCGACATTCCGGTGTTCATCGTTGGCCATATTGTCGATCCGCAGAAGGCCGAGGCGCTGGTGGCCGAAGGCGCCGCCGACATGATCGCCATGACCCGCACCCAAATCGCCGACCCCGAGTTCGCCAACAAGCTGCTGGAGGGGCGTGAGGACGAGATCAACCACTGCATCCGCTGCAACCAGGCGTGCATCGCGCGGCTGATGGCCGGCAACGCCATCTCCTGCGTGGTCAACCCGGCGGCTGGTCGCGAACAGCGTTTCGGCAGCCATACCGTCCAGCCGGCTCGCGCTCCCGGTCGCTGGCTGGTGGTCGGCGGCGGACCGGCCGGCATGCGCGCGGCACTGGAACTGGCCCGACGCGGCCATGCGGTGGAACTGGTGGAAGCCGGCGACCGACTCGGCGGCCAGGTCAACCTCGCCGCTATGCTGCCGCGTCGGCACAAGTTCGGCTTTATCCCGCGCGACCTCGAGCGGCAGCTGCGCAAGGCCGGAGTGCAAATCCGCCTGAATACCCGACTGAGCGCCGACGAGATCATCGCGGCAGGTGCCGACGGCGTAATCATCGCCACCGGCTCCACACCGCTGAAGACCGGCTTCACCTCCACCCGTCCGGCAGTGGACCAGGTGCCGGGCATGCAGCAGAGCAATGTCTTCAGTGTGGTCGAGGTGCTGGAAGGCAAGGTGCAGCTGGGCAAGCGCGTGGTGCTGTTCGACGAGGACGGCGGCCGCTATGCCCTGGGGACCGCCGAATACCTGCTCGACCGCGGCCATGAGGTGCACCTGGTCAGCCGCTTTATCGCGTTGTCGCCGAACCTGGCGCTGACCCTCGACCTGCCGGTGAACTATCGCCACGTGTTCGCCAAGGGCCTGACCTACACGTTGAACAGCTGGGTGCGAAGCATCGAAGGCGACACCGCGCAGCTCTTCAACCTGTTTACCGACCAAGACGAAGCACGCTTGGAAGCCGACAGCTTCGTCATCGCCGCCGGCCATCGCGCCAATGACGGCCTCTACCAGGAGCTGCTCGGCCGCGTGCCACGGCTCTACTGCATCGGCGACGCACGCCTGCCCCGTCCGCTGCAGGACGGCCTCTACGAGGCAATGCTGGCTGGACGGGAGCTGCTGGACGACCCCAATCGTTTCATCGAGCAAGGGGAGCTGGAAGGCTTCGACCTTGGCTGGCGGGACGCCCTCATCACGACGGCCTCCTGA
- a CDS encoding nuclear transport factor 2 family protein, translating into MTQLTREQLIELATEKYFGNVDRKAMEPVLDCCHEDVQFTIQTDNLTHSGHDGVRKMFDNLFNGYEEIWHGDFEVAADEQTQTVCARFNVYLKDHQGYETRLRNCNFWYVEDGRFRRVFVFMSGENVLR; encoded by the coding sequence ATGACCCAGCTGACCCGCGAACAACTGATCGAACTGGCCACCGAGAAGTATTTCGGCAATGTCGACCGCAAGGCCATGGAGCCGGTGCTCGACTGCTGCCACGAGGACGTGCAGTTCACCATCCAGACCGACAACCTCACCCATAGCGGCCACGACGGCGTGCGCAAGATGTTCGACAACCTCTTTAACGGCTACGAAGAGATCTGGCACGGCGATTTCGAGGTGGCAGCCGACGAGCAGACCCAAACGGTCTGCGCGCGCTTCAACGTGTATCTCAAGGACCATCAGGGCTACGAGACCCGGTTGCGCAACTGCAACTTCTGGTACGTCGAAGACGGCCGCTTCCGCCGCGTGTTCGTCTTTATGAGCGGCGAGAACGTGCTGCGTTGA
- a CDS encoding aspartate/glutamate racemase family protein, with protein MTKRIKVIIPIPMDAAGAANRASQLPANLILPGFHPEFVPVARGASLADSPYDVLLMDFSVVQAGIRAEEEGYDAVCIDTVSDSGLAALRSRLNIPVVAPGMSAFHMACMLGKKFSVITMWDEWFALYEKTLTEYHLWPRVASLRSINTRPDLKELLVGKEEVVFAKLEAEARKAMEEDGADVIVLGSTTMHQSHAYLSERLPIPVINPGQVAYKLCELMLTLGLKPSRKAYPAPQNPNDAAYHAFIG; from the coding sequence ATGACGAAACGTATCAAGGTGATCATCCCCATCCCGATGGACGCAGCAGGTGCGGCCAACCGGGCCAGCCAGCTGCCTGCGAATCTGATCCTCCCTGGCTTCCATCCCGAGTTCGTGCCCGTCGCCAGAGGCGCCTCCCTGGCCGATAGCCCTTACGACGTGCTGCTGATGGACTTCTCCGTGGTTCAGGCCGGCATCCGCGCCGAGGAAGAAGGCTACGACGCGGTGTGCATCGACACCGTCAGCGATTCGGGCCTTGCCGCCCTGCGCTCGCGCCTGAACATTCCAGTGGTCGCGCCCGGCATGTCCGCCTTTCACATGGCCTGCATGCTCGGCAAGAAGTTCAGCGTGATCACCATGTGGGACGAATGGTTCGCCCTCTACGAAAAGACCCTCACCGAATACCACCTCTGGCCTCGTGTCGCATCGCTGCGCTCGATCAATACCCGCCCCGATCTGAAGGAGCTGCTGGTGGGCAAGGAAGAAGTGGTGTTCGCCAAGCTGGAAGCCGAGGCCCGCAAGGCGATGGAGGAAGACGGTGCGGACGTCATCGTGCTCGGCTCCACCACCATGCACCAGTCCCACGCCTACCTCAGTGAGCGCCTGCCGATTCCTGTGATCAACCCCGGCCAGGTGGCCTACAAGCTCTGCGAGCTGATGCTGACCCTCGGCCTCAAGCCCAGTCGCAAGGCCTACCCCGCGCCGCAGAACCCCAATGACGCCGCCTACCACGCTTTCATCGGTTGA
- a CDS encoding LysR family transcriptional regulator, which yields MNLQKVDLNLFIVFDAIYTEANLTRAGQIVGITQPAVSNALARLRETFNDPLFVRTAQGMVPTPMAQNIIGPVRNALQLLRVSVQESRIFNPREANKTFRVSMTDLTEAVLFPPLFQRLRRLAPNVKIESMLARRRETTKELAAGRLDFAMDAPLNTDPQVRHVKLLEDSYICAMRRGHPLAKEKLSLDEYLSLSHVHISSRRNGLGMVDLALGKMGLQRRIDLRSQHYMMATQVIRQTDMAVTVPERFAHRHDLHQAALPVEIPPLETHIYWHESTDQDPANRWMREQLIEIAQQVSAQAY from the coding sequence ATGAACCTGCAAAAGGTCGACCTCAATCTGTTTATTGTCTTTGATGCCATCTACACCGAAGCCAATCTGACCCGAGCCGGGCAGATTGTCGGCATCACCCAGCCCGCCGTCTCCAATGCCTTGGCACGGTTGCGCGAAACCTTCAACGACCCATTGTTCGTGCGCACCGCGCAGGGCATGGTGCCGACCCCAATGGCACAGAACATAATCGGCCCGGTGCGCAACGCGCTGCAGCTGCTGCGGGTTTCGGTGCAGGAAAGCCGCATTTTCAACCCGCGGGAGGCAAACAAGACCTTCCGCGTGAGCATGACCGACCTCACCGAAGCGGTGCTCTTCCCGCCCCTGTTCCAGCGTCTGCGCCGCTTGGCGCCCAACGTGAAAATCGAGAGCATGCTGGCCAGGCGCCGTGAGACCACCAAGGAATTGGCCGCCGGGCGCCTGGACTTCGCCATGGACGCGCCCCTCAATACCGACCCGCAGGTGCGTCACGTCAAGCTGCTGGAAGACAGCTACATCTGCGCCATGCGCCGGGGCCATCCGCTGGCCAAGGAAAAGCTGAGCCTTGATGAATACCTGTCGCTGTCCCATGTGCACATTTCCAGCCGCCGCAACGGCCTGGGCATGGTCGATCTGGCACTCGGCAAGATGGGCCTGCAACGCAGGATCGACCTGCGTTCGCAGCACTACATGATGGCCACCCAGGTGATTCGGCAAACGGACATGGCGGTCACGGTGCCGGAGCGTTTCGCCCATCGCCATGACCTGCACCAGGCCGCCCTGCCCGTCGAGATTCCACCGCTGGAAACGCACATCTACTGGCACGAAAGCACGGATCAGGACCCGGCCAACCGCTGGATGCGCGAGCAGCTGATCGAGATCGCCCAGCAGGTCAGTGCCCAGGCGTACTAA
- the xylB gene encoding xylulokinase, translating to MFLGIDCGTQGTKALLLDAASGRVLGEGSASHELLSGPNGRREQTPEQWTDAFEKATAAALAQAGVDGSAVLGIGVSGQQHGLVTLDAEGQVLRPAKLWCDTESTAENQRLLDWLGGETGSLQRLGVAIAPGYTVSKLLWMKEQHPALFERIAHILLPHDYLNYWLTGRCCSEYGDASGTGYFDVRSRRWDTGLLLHIDPSGRLVAALPELVEAHQAVGTLRPELAARLGLNPHALVASGGGDNMMGAIGTGNIEPGVITMSLGTSGTLYGYCDEPRVNEQPSVATFCSSSGGWLPLICTMNLTNANGSIRELLQLNLEQFNALVAQAPIGAEGVTMLPFLNGERVPALPQASASLHGLTSDNLSRANLCRAVLEGVTFGLRYGLDLLRGSGIHSERIRLIGGGAKNPLWRQIIADVMNTPVICNTHSEAAALGAAIQAAWCHGQQGEPQAGLGAICQRCVSLDEGTAVEPDAVAAYEQAYQRYRGLVKSLYGQTA from the coding sequence ATGTTTCTAGGCATCGACTGCGGTACCCAAGGCACCAAGGCCCTGCTGCTCGATGCCGCCAGCGGCCGCGTGCTGGGAGAAGGCTCGGCCAGCCATGAGCTGCTCAGCGGCCCCAACGGTCGTCGCGAGCAGACACCCGAGCAATGGACCGATGCCTTCGAAAAGGCTACGGCCGCAGCGCTAGCACAGGCCGGCGTCGATGGCTCGGCCGTGCTCGGCATCGGTGTGTCCGGCCAGCAGCATGGCCTGGTCACCCTGGATGCGGAAGGCCAGGTGCTGCGTCCGGCGAAACTCTGGTGCGACACCGAGTCGACGGCCGAGAACCAGCGTCTGCTGGACTGGCTGGGCGGCGAGACGGGCTCCCTGCAACGCCTGGGGGTCGCCATTGCGCCCGGCTACACGGTGTCCAAGCTACTCTGGATGAAGGAGCAGCATCCAGCGCTGTTCGAGCGCATCGCGCACATTCTGCTGCCCCACGACTACCTCAACTACTGGCTGACCGGTCGCTGCTGCAGCGAGTACGGCGACGCATCGGGCACGGGGTATTTCGATGTACGCAGTCGGCGCTGGGATACCGGGCTGTTGCTCCACATCGACCCGAGCGGTCGCCTGGTGGCGGCGCTCCCTGAGCTGGTCGAGGCGCATCAGGCAGTCGGGACGCTGAGGCCGGAGCTGGCCGCCCGGCTGGGACTGAACCCGCACGCCCTGGTGGCCAGCGGTGGCGGCGACAACATGATGGGTGCCATCGGCACAGGCAACATCGAGCCAGGCGTGATCACCATGAGCCTGGGTACCTCCGGCACGCTCTACGGCTATTGCGACGAGCCAAGGGTCAATGAGCAGCCTTCGGTGGCGACCTTCTGTTCCTCCAGCGGAGGCTGGCTGCCGCTGATCTGTACCATGAACCTGACCAACGCCAACGGCTCGATCCGCGAACTGCTGCAGCTGAACCTGGAACAATTCAATGCCCTGGTGGCGCAAGCACCCATCGGTGCCGAGGGCGTGACCATGCTGCCCTTCCTCAATGGCGAGCGCGTGCCCGCCCTGCCCCAAGCCAGCGCCAGCCTGCACGGCTTGACCAGCGACAACCTCAGCCGCGCCAATCTCTGCCGTGCGGTGCTCGAAGGCGTGACCTTCGGCCTGCGCTACGGGCTGGATCTGCTGCGGGGCAGCGGCATACACAGCGAACGCATTCGACTGATCGGCGGCGGCGCGAAGAATCCGTTATGGCGGCAGATCATCGCCGACGTCATGAACACGCCCGTCATCTGCAATACCCACAGCGAAGCGGCCGCGCTGGGTGCGGCCATCCAGGCGGCCTGGTGTCATGGGCAGCAAGGCGAGCCGCAGGCCGGCCTGGGGGCGATTTGCCAACGCTGCGTCAGCCTGGATGAAGGCACAGCCGTCGAGCCTGATGCCGTCGCCGCTTATGAGCAGGCCTATCAACGGTACCGGGGGCTGGTGAAAAGTCTCTATGGCCAAACGGCCTGA
- a CDS encoding mannitol dehydrogenase family protein produces the protein MKLNEQNLLRLPTAIARPAYALEEVRAGIAHIGVGGFHRAHQAAYTDALMNLGEGMDWGICGIGTRAEEKTMRDALAAQDYLYSLVELDDRPDTQVRAIGSIRDMLLVADGSEAVVARLADPAIRIVSLTITEGGYCMDESTGQFDASLPQIQHDLAMPRQPISVFGLLCAALAKRRGAGTAPFTVMSCDNLPHNGDVTRRALLSFANLVDAELAGWIDQHVSFPNAMVDRITPMTSPAHREALRDRHGIEDAWPVVCEPFVQWVLEDRFVNGRPAWEKVGVQFTDDVTPYEEMKIKLLNGSHLALTYLGFLCGYRYVHETMEDPLIRRYVQQYMDQDVTSQLAPVPGIDLDDYKRTLIARFSNRAIADQLERVCSDGSSKFSKFSVPTINRLIADDAELDRAALVIAAWALYLRGVDKNGERYRILDPRLEFCQQLVAVDEGLADRLLGREDIFGTQIPRSPAFRAAFERNLARLRSLGVKGTLEALLAEA, from the coding sequence ATGAAGCTGAACGAACAGAATCTGCTCCGCCTGCCGACCGCCATCGCCCGGCCGGCTTACGCCCTGGAAGAGGTCCGCGCCGGCATCGCCCACATCGGCGTCGGAGGCTTTCATCGGGCGCACCAGGCGGCCTATACCGACGCGCTGATGAACCTCGGCGAAGGGATGGACTGGGGCATCTGCGGCATTGGCACCCGCGCCGAGGAAAAGACCATGCGCGACGCCCTGGCCGCGCAGGATTACCTCTATAGCCTGGTGGAACTGGACGACCGGCCGGACACCCAGGTTCGGGCAATCGGCAGCATTCGCGACATGCTGCTGGTCGCGGACGGCTCGGAGGCCGTGGTGGCCAGGCTCGCCGACCCGGCGATACGCATCGTCTCGCTGACCATCACCGAAGGTGGCTACTGCATGGACGAAAGCACCGGGCAGTTCGATGCATCGCTGCCACAGATCCAGCATGACCTGGCCATGCCGCGCCAGCCGATCAGCGTCTTTGGCCTGCTTTGTGCCGCGCTGGCCAAGCGCCGGGGCGCCGGCACCGCGCCTTTCACCGTGATGTCCTGCGATAACCTGCCGCACAACGGCGACGTCACCCGCAGGGCGCTACTGTCCTTCGCCAATCTGGTGGATGCCGAGCTGGCTGGCTGGATCGATCAGCACGTCAGCTTTCCCAACGCCATGGTTGATCGCATCACGCCGATGACCAGCCCGGCACACCGTGAGGCACTGCGGGACCGCCATGGCATAGAGGACGCCTGGCCGGTGGTCTGCGAGCCTTTTGTGCAGTGGGTGCTGGAGGACCGCTTCGTCAACGGCCGGCCGGCCTGGGAAAAGGTCGGCGTGCAGTTCACCGATGACGTCACGCCCTACGAGGAAATGAAGATCAAGCTGCTCAATGGCAGCCATCTGGCACTGACCTACCTGGGCTTCCTGTGCGGCTATCGCTATGTCCACGAAACCATGGAGGACCCGTTGATCCGGCGCTACGTGCAGCAGTACATGGACCAGGACGTGACGTCGCAACTGGCACCCGTGCCGGGTATCGACCTGGACGACTACAAGCGCACCCTGATCGCACGCTTCTCCAACCGCGCCATCGCCGATCAGCTGGAGCGGGTCTGTTCGGACGGTTCCTCGAAGTTCTCCAAGTTCAGCGTGCCGACCATCAACCGGCTGATCGCCGATGACGCCGAGCTGGACCGCGCCGCGCTGGTAATCGCCGCCTGGGCGCTGTATCTGCGGGGCGTCGACAAAAATGGCGAGCGCTACCGCATCCTCGATCCGCGCCTGGAATTCTGCCAGCAGCTAGTGGCCGTGGATGAGGGACTGGCCGATCGGCTGCTGGGCCGCGAAGACATCTTCGGTACGCAGATCCCGCGCTCGCCCGCCTTTCGCGCCGCCTTCGAGCGCAACCTGGCGCGGCTGCGCTCGCTTGGCGTCAAAGGCACCCTCGAGGCGCTGCTGGCAGAGGCCTAG